Proteins from a genomic interval of Pristis pectinata isolate sPriPec2 chromosome 9, sPriPec2.1.pri, whole genome shotgun sequence:
- the LOC127574699 gene encoding tyrosine-protein phosphatase non-receptor type 23-like codes for MEAVPRMPMIWLDLKEAGEFSFAAAVKQYILKHYGENPDNYSEELKKLDQLRQSAVNVTRDFEGCSTLRKYFGQLHYLQSRIPMGSGEEAAVPVT; via the exons ATGGAGGCCGTGCCTCGGATGCCGATGATCTGGCTCGACTTGAAGGAAGCTGGGGAGTTTTCCTTTGCCGCTGCCGTCAAACAG TACATTTTGAAGCATTATGGTGAAAATCCTGACAACTACAGTGAGGAACTGAAGAAACTTGATCAGCTCAGACAG AGTGCTGTGAATGTTACGAGAGATTTTGAAGGATGCAGTACACTGAGAAAGTACTTTGGCCAGCTTCACTATCTGCAGAGTCGCATCCCTATGGGGTCAGGAGAGGAGGCAGCTGTCCCAGTTACATG A